A genome region from Actinopolymorpha sp. NPDC004070 includes the following:
- a CDS encoding NAD-dependent malic enzyme, translated as MTSVPSASYSITVRLEVPAGGRAVSELTAAVEHAGGTITALDVTASGHERLRIDVTCAATDTAHADRLVEVLRQVAGVAIHKVSDRTFLMHLGGKIEMQAKHPIRNRDDLSMIYTPGVARVSMAIAANPDDARRLTIKRNSVAVVSDGSAVLGLGNIGPHAALPVMEGKAALFKRFAGIDAWPLCLDTQDVDTIVEVVRSIAPGFAGINLEDISAPRCFEVERRLRDLLDIPVFHDDQHGTAIVVLAALTNALRIVGKDMAHVRIVMSGAGAAGSAILRLLLAAGAKDVLVADIDGVIHAGREGLSPELRWIAENTNHARFVGDLHGAVVGADVFVGVSAPNVLAGADVATMNKGAIVFALANPDPEVDPAEAREHASVVATGRSDYPNQINNVLAFPGVFRGLLDAQSHHVDESMLLAAAQAIANVVTEEQLNANYVIPSVFHPDVHGAVAAAVRDAVAASGR; from the coding sequence AGCGAGCTCACCGCCGCCGTCGAGCACGCCGGCGGCACCATCACCGCCCTCGACGTCACCGCCTCCGGGCACGAGCGGCTGCGGATCGACGTCACCTGTGCGGCCACCGACACCGCGCACGCCGACCGCCTGGTCGAGGTGCTGCGCCAGGTCGCCGGCGTCGCGATCCACAAGGTGTCCGACCGCACCTTCCTGATGCACCTCGGCGGCAAGATCGAGATGCAGGCAAAGCACCCGATCCGCAACCGCGACGACCTGTCGATGATCTACACCCCCGGCGTGGCCCGGGTGTCGATGGCGATCGCCGCCAACCCCGACGACGCCCGCCGGCTGACGATCAAGCGCAACTCCGTCGCCGTGGTGAGCGACGGGTCCGCGGTGCTCGGCCTGGGCAACATCGGCCCGCACGCCGCGCTGCCGGTGATGGAGGGCAAGGCGGCGCTGTTCAAGCGGTTCGCCGGAATCGACGCGTGGCCGCTGTGCCTGGACACCCAGGACGTCGACACGATCGTCGAGGTCGTCCGCAGCATCGCCCCCGGGTTCGCCGGGATCAACCTGGAGGACATCTCCGCCCCGCGCTGCTTCGAGGTCGAACGCCGGCTGCGCGACCTGCTCGACATCCCGGTCTTCCACGACGACCAGCACGGCACCGCGATCGTCGTCCTGGCAGCGCTGACCAACGCCCTGCGGATCGTCGGCAAGGACATGGCCCACGTGCGGATCGTGATGTCGGGCGCGGGTGCGGCCGGGAGCGCCATCCTGCGGTTGCTGCTGGCCGCCGGCGCCAAGGACGTCCTGGTGGCCGACATCGACGGGGTGATCCACGCCGGCCGGGAGGGACTGTCGCCGGAGCTGCGCTGGATCGCGGAGAACACCAACCACGCCCGTTTCGTGGGCGACCTGCACGGGGCGGTCGTCGGGGCCGACGTGTTCGTCGGCGTCTCCGCACCCAACGTCCTGGCCGGAGCCGACGTGGCGACCATGAACAAGGGCGCGATCGTGTTCGCGCTGGCCAACCCCGACCCCGAGGTCGACCCGGCGGAGGCGCGCGAGCACGCCAGCGTCGTGGCCACCGGCCGCAGCGACTACCCCAACCAGATCAACAACGTGCTGGCGTTCCCCGGCGTCTTCCGCGGTCTGCTGGACGCCCAGAGCCACCATGTCGACGAGAGCATGCTGCTGGCCGCCGCGCAGGCGATCGCGAACGTCGTGACCGAGGAGCAGCTCAACGCCAACTACGTGATCCCGAGCGTCTTCCATC